In Quercus robur chromosome 10, dhQueRobu3.1, whole genome shotgun sequence, a genomic segment contains:
- the LOC126703565 gene encoding uncharacterized protein LOC126703565, giving the protein MEAAAREHIEKIRRTKFSIGGEQNPLIEDLHQAVKNLSAELYAKDAHFLMELIQNAEDNNYVKGVDPSLEFVITSEDITNTGAPATLLIFNNEKGFSSKNIDSICSVGRSTKKGNRKCGYIGEKGIGFKSVFLVSSQPCIFSNGYQIRFNEEPCPHCNLGYIVPEWVEESPTLSDIKKIYGSGTTLPTTTIVLPLKFDKVKPVKLQLSNVHPEVLLFLSKIRQLSVREHNKDPRLNTVSAIAITSVTELVVRKNIDAVSYTLHLSADEKDKDYEGECSYFMWRQKFPVRQENKVERRMEVEELVIILAFPFDERLHRGMSSPGIYAFLPTEMITNFPFIIQADFLLASSRETILLDNKWNQGILDCVPSAFINAFDSLVINSVNAPVSSLAPMFRFIPINSSSYQELNVVRESIKSKLLEKSILPSESYTEQKSFHQPREVGRLMPAFWTILEKAREQKVSLVHLSSHGKHILSSSFDRTEYDSILNFLGVELVNNEWYAECIQSSKLVKGVSEDVYLELLLFLSDNWRFKFELTKIKDIPLIKYVDLYGDVSLCSINESKQLSRDRVVSLSLHSDHISWLIDWNKEFKCPANYFFLPKSTQEAIRVFSKRDTVSWWLRDHVNVGAMSVYEYALHLNKYLNSCQKRAIAFVHFLYHSLRKSFLSQQEVGVLCDSMPLVDNYGNLKSHRKGVLVPAKGSKWVGLIGSNPWKNEGYVELAEDYLQPGYFADEFASGETLLEFLKTYVVASDIPNISPPNAAIPTVSSPLTKKNAFLLFCWIRKMKHKEIGLPKKFLKCIKEGSWLKITTSGCHGYRPPSESFMLSYSLGNILQNGSVLVDIPLLDLNFYGDGINEYKEELKKIGVMSGYGEACEFIGKRLMSFTEYSTLSRDQVLSVLNFIRFLREKFLPQDKFINSIKDKRWLKTSCGVRSPVESVLFDEEWKTASQISSIPFIDQNYFGEEILSFKEELKSLGVVVGFNERYKLIVDNFKLPSMSSLKPEAVLLILECMRHLGSSNKLVLALSGVKCFKTNLGYKFAGECFLFDPQWVCILQVFKGFALIDHDFYGSNIFSYRNELKQTGVKVDFEVAVKEFADKFKREASSMTKELVLSFLSCRSQLKDNEHVFPLDLRKNIRDLKWLQTRRGDKRSPRDCILFGPDWQSILPITVDLPFLDDSDNYYGKDIHKYKEELKNMGVIVEFKDGAKFVAAGLHFPMDPARITNENVFSLLQCIRILNGVNYSFPDPFLKQISRKWLKTTKGYRPPEKCLLFNPRWGSYLERTDGPFIDEDFYGSNITLYKEELKAIGVILDVEEGCSLIASHLEFHVQLPTIVRIYNYLSLFNWDPDSEVAKGIWIPYGSQNGEWVSPCECVLHDKDGLFNSLLKVLDKYYEQKLLNFFSRAFRVKCNPSVADYCKLWEVWESSGRRLSHDDCLKFWGYILKHWGEKTEKTLTEKLVKLPVASGSDEVLLFNKHDVFIADDLQLQDLFEQFSAQSLFVWYPRPSKPSLPQMKLFDIYRKIGVRTISESVEKEESYTVDDAQLNQVNPKENLITKDLIILILGFLANPVMKMDAERRHEIIRKFLNITFHEIVEPITVNYSLSLSSGEIMNARASRMICWDRESSKFFTQKLDRSTGYKNQMEYATYFSEAISEGLLWENSDHIGALSELIKLAFMVEFNEEAVRFLMKFKNLQIFLEDEEFLASVFPSD; this is encoded by the exons ATGGAGGCTGCAGCGAGAGAACACATTGAAAAGATACGTAGAACAAAGTTCTCCATTGGAGGGGAACAGAACCCATTAATAGAGGATCTTCACCAGGCTGTCAAGAACCTCTCTGCTGAGCTTTATGCCAAGGATGCACATTTTCTCATGGAACTCATTCAG AATGCTGAAGATAATAATTACGTGAAGGGAGTGGATCCATCTCTTGAGTTTGTCATAACTTCTGAGGACATTACAAACACAGGGGCTCCAGCAACATTGTTGATTTTCAACAATGAGAAAGGTTTCTCATCAAAAAATATTGACTCTATTTGCAGTGTTGGTCGGTCCACCAAGAAAGGCAACAGGAAATGTGGTTATATCGGAGAGAAAG GAATTGGATTTAAGAGCGTCTTTCTGGTTAGTTCTCAGCCATGCATATTCAGCAATGGATATCAGATACGGTTTAATGAAGAGCCTTGTCCACATTGCAATCTCGGGTACATAGTTCCTGAATGGGTCGAGGAGAGTCCAACTCTTTCTgacatcaaaaaaatatatggttCTGGGACTACTCTTCCAACGACAACAATAGTCTTACCTCTGAAGTTCGATAAGGTCAAACCTGTGAAGCTGCAGCTCTCAAATGTTCATCCTGAAGTTCTATTGTTCCTATCAAAGATTAGGCAGCTTTCAGTCAGGGAACATAACAAGGATCCTAGGCTAAATACAGTAAGTGCAATAGCAATTACAAGTGTGACTGAATTGGTGGTGAGGAAGAACATTGATGCTGTGTCCTACACACTCCATCTCTCTGCTGATGAAAAGGATAAGGACTATGAGGGAGAATGCAGCTACTTTATGTGGAGGCAAAAGTTTCCTGTCAGGCAAGAAAACAAAGTGGAAAGGAGAATGGAAGTTGAAGAGTTGGTGATCATATTGGCTTTTCCTTTTGATGAGCGCCTCCACAGGGGAATGAGCTCACCTGGGATCTATGCATTTCTTCCTACAGAGATGATTACTAACTTTCCCTTCATAATTCAGGCCGATTTTCTTCTTGCCTCATCAAGGGAAACAATTCTCTTGGACAACAAGTGGAACCAAGGGATTCTTGACTGTGTGCCCTCTGCTTTTATCAATGCTTTTGATTCACTAGTTATAAATTCCGTGAATGCGCCAGTGTCTAGTTTGGCTCCGATGTTCAGGTTCATTCCCATCAACAGCTCTTCTTATCAAGAGTTGAATGTTGTCAGGGAGTCCATCAAATCAAAGCTTCTTGAAAAAAGTATTCTTCCAAGTGAGTCATACACGGAGCAGAAGTCCTTTCATCAACCTCGTGAAGTTGGTAGGCTTATGCCTGCTTTCTGGACCATTCTGGAAAAGGCAAGGGAGCAAAAGGTGAGCTTGGTTCATCTTTCATCACATGGAAAGcacattttgagctcctcattTGATAGAACAGAATATGATAGCATTCTGAATTTCCTGGGTGTGGAACTAGTCAACAACGAATGGTACGCAGAGTGCATCCAAAGTTCTAAACTTGTTAAAGGAGTGTCAGAGGACGTGTACTTGGAGCTTTTACTGTTTCTTTCTGATAACTggaggttcaaatttgaattaaccAAAATCAAGGACATTCCACTAATAAAATATGTGGATCTTTATGGCGATGTATCTTTGTGCAGCATAAATGAATCCAAGCAGTTGAGTCGTGACAGAGTGGTGTCCTTATCCCTTCATTCTGATCATATCTCATGGCTGATTGATTGGAACAAGGAATTCAAATGTCCTgccaattacttttttttgccGAAAAGCACACAAGAAGCTATTCGGGTCTTCTCTAAGAGGGATACAGTGTCATGGTGGCTACGAGATCATGTGAATGTTGGTGCTATGAGCGTCTATGAATATGCACTTCACCTAAATAAATATCTCAATAGCTGCCAGAAGCGTGCCATTGCCTTTGTTCACTTCTTGTACCACTCGCTTCGAAAGTCTTTTCTTTCCCAACAGGAGGTTGGTGTTTTATGTGATTCTATGCCACTTGTGGATAACTATGGAAATCTAAAGAGTCACAGGAAAGGGGTTCTTGTCCCTGCCAAGGGAAGCAAATGGGTGGGATTGATTGGTTCAAATCCATGGAAAAATGAAGGCTACGTTGAGTTAGCAGAAGACTACTTGCAACCAGGCTATTTTGCTGATGAATTTGCTTCTGGAGAAACACTCTTGGAGTTCCTCAAAACTTATGTTGTGGCTTCTGATATCCCTAATATATCTCCTCCTAATGCTGCAATTCCTACAGTATCATCGCCACTCACCAAGAAAAATGCATTCTTGCTGTTTTGTTGGATTAGAAAGATGAAACATAAAGAAATTGGCCTTCCCAAGAAGTTCTTGAAATGCATAAAGGAAGGTAGCTGGCTGAAAATTACTACTAGTGGCTGTCATGGTTACCGGCCACCTTCAGAGTCATTCATGCTTTCCTATTCACTGGGAAACATTTTGCAGAACGGATCAGTGCTTGTTGATATTCCGTTGCTTGATCTAAATTTTTATGGTGATGGAATAAATGAGTATAAGGAGGAGCTGAAGAAAATTGGAGTCATGTCTGGCTATGGAGAAGCATGTGAATTTATTGGAAAGCGTCTTATGTCTTTCACAGAATACTCCACTTTAAGTAGGGACCAAGTGCTGTCTGTACTAAATTTCATCAGATTTTTGAGGGAAAAGTTTCTTCCTCAGGATAAGTTCATCAACAGTATCAAGGATAAGAGATGGCTAAAGACATCGTGCGGTGTCAGGTCTCCAGTTGAATCTGTTTTGTTTGATGAGGAATGGAAAACTGCGTCACAAATCAGCAGCATTCCCTTCATCGATCAAAATTACTTTGGAGAGGAAATCCTTTCTTTTAAAGAGGAACTCAAGTCGCTTGGTGTGGTAGTTGGCTTCAATGAACGTTATAAGCTCATTGTAGACAACTTCAAATTACCTTCAATGTCATCTCTGAAACCTGAGGCTGTTCTTTTGATACTTGAATGTATGCGTCATCTGGGTTCATCTAACAAACTTGTTCTGGCATTGAGTGGTGTGAAATGCTTCAAGACGAATCTCGGTTACAAGTTTGCTGGAGAATGTTTCTTGTTCGACCCTCAATGGGTTTGCATTCTACAGGTTTTTAAAGGTTTTGCATTGATTGATCATGATTTCTATGGAAGCAATATTTTCTCTTACAGAAACGAGTTGAAGCAAACTGGGGTGAAGGTGGATTTTGAGGTGGCGGTAAAAGAATTTGCTGACAAATTCAAGCGGGAGGCATCTTCCATGACTAAAGAActtgttctctcttttctttcatgTCGTAGTCAGCTAAAAGATAATGAACATGTGTTTCCTCTAGATCTTAGGAAAAACATACGTGACCTTAAGTGGTTGCAGACTAGGCGTGGTGATAAGAGATCTCCTAGAGATTGCATTCTGTTTGGGCCAGATTGGCAGTCAATTTTACCAATTACTGTTGACCTCCCTTTCTTAGATGATAGTGACAACTATTATGGCAAGGACATTCATAAATACAAGGAAGAGCTGAAGAACATGGGGgttattgttgaattcaaagATGGTGCGAAGTTTGTAGCAGCTGGTCTTCACTTTCCCATGGATCCTGCCCGCATAACTaatgaaaatgtgttttcattGCTGCAATGCATACGGATTTTAAATGGAGTGAATTACTCCTTTCCAGATCCTTTCCTAAAACAAATTTCTCGAAAATGGTTGAAGACCACTAAAGGTTATAGGCCTCCAGAAAAGTGCTTATTATTCAATCCTAGGTGGGGCTCTTATTTGGAGCGGACAGATGGACCTTTTATTGATGAAGATTTTTATGGTTCTAATATTACACTATACAAAGAAGAGCTCAAGGCAATAGGAGTCATCCTTGATGTTGAAGAAGGATGCTCATTGATTGCCAGCCACCTTGAGTTCCATGTTCAGTTGCCTACTATAGTTCGAATATATAATTACTTGAGTCTATTTAATTGGGATCCAGACAGTGAAGTTGCAAAAGGGATATGGATCCCATATGGAAGTCAGAATGGAGAGTGGGTCAGCCCTTGTGAATGTGTTCTGCATGATAAGGATGGTCTCTTCAATTCGCTGCTGAAAGTTCTTGACAAATATTATGAGCAAAAGTTACTTAACTTCTTCTCACGTGCTTTCCGTGTTAAATGCAATCCTTCAGTTGCTGATTACTGTAAGCTTTGGGAGGTTTGGGAAAGTTCAGGACGTCGATTGTCACATGATGACTGTCTTAAGTTCTGGGGGTATATTTTGAAGCACTGGGGTGAAAAGACTGAGAAAACTCTCACTGAGAAGCTGGTGAAATTGCCGGTTGCTTCTGGCTCAGATGAAGTTTTGCTGTTCAACAAGCATGATGTTTTTATTGCTGATGATCTTCAGCTGCAAGATCTTTTCGAACAGTTTTCTGCCCAATCTCTATTTGTCTGGTACCCTCGACCAAGCAAGCCTTCTTTACCTCAGATGAAGTTGTTTGACATTTACAGGAAGATAGGTGTTCGCACTATATCCGAGTCTGTAGAGAAGGAAGAATCATACACAGTGGATGATGCTCAACTCAATCAGGTGAATCCAAAGGAGAATTTAATTACAAAAGATCTgattattctcatccttggttTTCTAGCAAATCCTGTGATGAAAATGGATGCAGAAAGGAGGCATGAAATTATCCGAAAGTTTCTGAATATTACTTTCCATGAGATAGTTGAACCGATAACTGTAAACTACAGTTTATCACTTTCTTCAGGGGAGATCATGAATGCAAGAGCAAGCCGGATGATATGCTGGGATAGAGAGTCTTCAAAGTTTTTCACACAGAAGTTGGACAGGTCTACTGGATATAAGAATCAAATGGAATATGCTACATATTTTTCTGAAGCAATATCTGAGGGTTTGTTATGGGAAAACAGTGATCATATTGGTGCACTCTCTGAACTGATCAAGCTGGCCTTCATGGTGGAATTTAATGAGGAAGCAGTAAGGTTTTTAATGAAGTTCAAGAATTTGCAAATTTTCTTGGAGGACGAGGAGTTCCTTGCATCTGTCTTCCCTTCTGACTAG
- the LOC126704360 gene encoding uncharacterized protein LOC126704360 → MGIGSSKLNPQREAVPTKLRPIIRRFFEQMRRRRHADMSKKELLKKEVVDDENSQAQSLQDKERKSTNSSLDGTVPITKETPKTPLLPEEDSKSNTSSLNETVPISKETPVEEKKLEVSPVPESEFERDTSKKPKEHKDEKYAKKSGKDCKDGKEEKEEDKVVEKTVVIEDKVVVVEQTMAGEEEEEDEEDENDKVRYVSPGSPSFRVYCVPYEDNNEEEGKEDSLYTKCLSGESAESAESVVSVTSDDAQETKTKKKTNRGRRFTKAIRRTGPVKNLLNVKSCYYPSCSGNERARLLAEKA, encoded by the exons ATGGGGATAGGGAGTTCAAAGCTCAATCCACAAAGGGAGGCGGTACCAACCAAACTCCGTCCTATCATTCGCCGTTTTTTTGAGCAGATGAGACGACGTAGACATGCTGACATGTCCAAGAAAgaactacttaaaaaagaggTGGTAGACGATGAAAATTCTCAGGCTCAATCTCTACAAGACAAGGAGAGAAAGAGCACAAACTCTTCATTGGATGGGACTGTGCCAATAACAAAGGAAACACCCAAGACTCCTCTTCTACCTGAAGAGGATAGCAAGAGCAACACCTCTTCATTGAATGAGACTGTACCAATTTCAAAGGAAACGCCAgtggaggaaaagaaattgGAAGTGTCACCCGTGCCGGAGTCTGAGTTTGAACGTGACACAAGTAAAAAGCCTAAGGAGCATAAAGACGAGAAATATGCAAAAAAGAGTGGAAAGGATTGTAAAGacggaaaagaagaaaaagaagaggacaAGGTGGTTGAGAAGACTGTGGTTATAGAGGATAAGGTTGTGGTGGTGGAACAAACAATGGCGggtgaggaagaggaagaagatgaggagGATGAGAATGATAAGGTTAGATATGTATCCCCTGGATCACCAAGTTTTAGGGTATATTGTGTCCCATATGAAGATAATAACGAGGAGGAGG GTAAGGAGGACAGCTTGTACACAAAATGTCTCAGTGGTGAGAGTGCTGAGAGTGCAGAGAGTGTTGTATCAGTGACTTCTGATGAC GCCCAGGagacaaagacaaagaagaaaacaaatagagGAAGGCGATTCACAAAAGCCATACGAAGGACTGGACCTGTAAAGAATTTGTTGAATGTGAAATCATGCTACTACCCGAGTTGCTCTGGAAATGAAAGAGCTCGTCTTCTTGCAGAAAAAGCTTGA